The Nitrospira sp. genome contains the following window.
ACTTGGCATCGCGCAAAATATCGTGGTCGTCGGGTTCGGCATTACGCTGGGAGGGATCGTCATGGCGGGGGCAATCGCCTTCGGTCTGGGCGCAAAAGATTTGGCCAAAGATTACCTCGAGCGGGGGTTATCGGTTCGGACCCGCAATGGCGCGCCGGATGATTTGAGGCATCTATGAAGACTGAACAAGTGTTGAAGGTCGAAGATAAAGGACAGGGTATGGCCAAGAACATTTCGGAAATTGATGGCGAAGCGAAGGCACGGCGCTGGCTGGGCGGAGAGGCGGCGGTGCCACGCTACCCCCATCGGCGTCAGAACCCGTTTCGGTTCAACCGCTCGTTGTTGGGGCTGGTGGCCTTTGCCACTGGATTGGGCTTCGTCGGGGGCCTGCTGATCGGGCTGCAAAGCCGTCGTCCCACTGTTCGACCGAAGGAGTAACCATGCGCCGACCGCTGTACCGATGGCGGAGAGTTGTCCGGGAGTGTCGTCAGGTCGAATCGCTCAGGCGATACAACAGGGCCGAGAGACTCCGGTTCCATCCAACCGGTCCGACTCCGTCAGCCCGGATGAGGTGGGGAAGCTGCACCTCCGGATCATAGGAGCCGTCGGGTTTCTGGATAAGAATAGGATAGTCCGCGACCGCTAACATGGGCCGATCGTTCAGGCTGTCCCCGAGGCCGATCGTTACGACTTCTTCCCCCTTTTGTTCCGCCGCCCGCCGATACCACGAAATGAGCCGCGTGCTCGCCAGTCCTTTATCGTTCGCACCCATCACGTGATAAAACCGTCCACCCCTGGTGCAGCGGAGTCCTTGCCTCTCTACCGCAGCTTCCAATTGATCCCAGGATATCCCGTCCCCCTCAACGACAAACGGCTCGTCATATTCCCGCTGGGTTGCCAGCCTGGCCTCATCGGCTGATAAGCCTGTCAGTTGAGCGACCTCTTGAATGGAGAGATCGCCGAACCCCCGCAACCGGCCGCCGAGTTCCTGTCGAATGCGATTCAACGCCGCACGAAGCCCGGTATAGGCTGTGCCGAGTTCGACGACCTCGTATCCGTCACGAATGGATGCCTGCTCAAGAGGAAATGGAAAGATGCCGCGTGGAATGAACAACGCCCCGCCATTCTCCACAATAAAGGGAGAGGAATTGTGCAGCCGGCGGCGAAGCGGTTCCATCTCCGACCGGGTCTTGCTGGAGACGAGAATAAGCGCGGCGCCAAGTTGCTCAAGCAGCGCGAGGGCTTCGCGGGCAGGCTCGTAGGAATAGGTCGTGGTGTCGAGCAGGCTCCCGTCCAAATCTGTCAGCACGAGGATACGGCGCATAGTCGCTCGGGAACTCCTTCGCAGCAGTATACGGAACTCCCGCCAGCGGAGAAAACCCCGTGCCGACTGTCGTCTGTCTGGTTCCGTTCTGAACGGTCTACATGCCAGGTCTGTGGCTCCGTCTTGTAGGACGGTTGGCCGGCCGCCGGTTGTGGCCAATCCGGCACAGGAGAATCCCCAATCAAGATCGTCCCTGGAAGTACCGACAAGGATAGTCACATAGCACTGTCGGATCCCCGGGCACGCAGGGGGGCCTGACCAGCAGTTCCGACCCCCCGTGCGTACAGGCTCAGAGGAGAACCTTTGCTGTGGCCAGCGATTCAGCCGTGGCACGAATGAAACCGTTGTACGATCATAGGGTTATCCCGTGCGATTCGATAAAAAACCGCCCCTAAAATCCGACAAAAAAGCTCCGCCCAAGTCCCAGAAAAAGGGCAGCATCGGCTACAACAAAAAGTCGGCGTTGCTTGAGGACGCCATCACGCACATGAACGCGGGCAAGTATGGTCGCGCTTCGTCTGCGCTGAAAGACCTTCTTGCGCTCGATCCCCTCAATGCCGAAGCGCGCCGATTGTTCGCCACGCTGCATTTGCGGCTCGGCAGTCTCATGAGCGCCAGGTCGGCGTTCGAATCCTTGGCCCGGGAGGCCATGGAGCGCCAGGACTATTGGTTGGCGGAATCGCTGTTGCGGGAATACCTGACGGCCGGCCCACGGTATGTGCCATTCCTGGTCATGCTGGGACAGGTCTACGAAGACAAGGGTGATGTCATGGCCGCGGTGGCCGAATATGGCAAGGCGGTCGAAGTCTTGCTGGAAGATCCGGATGTCGAAAAGCCTGATCAGCCCAGTGAACTCTTTGCGCGCATTCGTTCGCTCGCTCCTGGCAGCCCGGTCGCCTTCCGTTTTGCAGCCATGTTTGACACGGTCACGGGACAAGTGTTGCAGGCCGCTCCGTCCTCGGCCGCGGCCGAGGTTGCGAATGCAGAGCCCGCTGCTGAGGCGGTGCCGGACTCGCCCGTCGAGAGCACCGGACTCATGCCGTGGGAGCAGATGGATCCCGTCCCGACCAGTCAAGCGAGTACGGAGCTTGCCCCAGGGCCAGTAGCGGAGCCTTCGCCGGACGTTGTGGATGCGCTCGTGCTTCCTACCGCCCCAGCGGAAACAGTTCCAGCAATGACTCAACAGATGGAACCGCCGGAGTCGCCGGCGCTTCCTCCAGCCATGGTATCGGAGGCCAAGACGGAAGCGGATGGGTCAGTCGAGATGGCCTTGCCGCCTGTCGCGGTTGCGCCAAAGTCCGGTGCAGGGGAAGCTCTCGATCCAATCGCTCCTGCCGCTCCGAGTTTGGAATCACCTGGGCCTGAAGAAGCAGTCGTAGCAGCTGCGACGCAACCGAGCGAGTCTGCTCTGGATCTTGCCTCGCCTGCTGACCCGGTGGTTCCTGTCCTTGCGGTGTTGCCACAGAGTGGGAGTCACCCGATCGTCGAAATGCCCAAGAGTCCAGCACCGATGCCCTGGGATCAAGTGGAGGAAGTGGCCATTCTCATTCCTCCGCCGACCGAGTCTGTGCCAACAGCGGCGGCCGACGGCCCTGCCTCATCCGCAGTGGAAGCGGCAGCCCCTTCAGCACCGATTGAGGCGACGACTCCGGCCCCCACGATCGAAGTGCTCACGCAGACCAGCAGCCTCCCCATTGCCCAGGCCCCGACGAGCCCGGCACCGATGCCATGGGATCAAGTTCAGGAAGGAGTGAGTTCGACGCCGGCAATGACCGACCTGCCCCATGAAAGCCCCATCGAGGCAACGGCATCGCCTAGCGAGGAGGCGGCGCCGTTGCCGCTGTCTGACGCGACGACCACAGCAGAACCGGCAGGTGCCCCGGCCCGCGCTGACGTCACCTCTTCCGGGCTGACGTGGGATGAAATTCTCGCGGCGGTCGCGGCTATGCAAGCGTCTCCCGAGCCGGCCGCCATCCGCTCACAAGATTTCGCTGCGCCCGTTTCCGATCAGGTTCCGGCTGAACCTGTGGTTCCGCTGGCCTCTGGTGCGCCTGATGGCGTTGGGGCCACGCCGTCGGATCTACCGACGGCAGCCTCGATTGATTCGGGTGCTCCCCTTCCTTCGTTGTCTGCCCCCATGCCGTGGGAACAGATCGAAGCGGAGCATATCGTCATCCCGCCGCAGGAGCCGGACTCAACAGCGGTTCCTATATTGGATGCGCCCGTCGAGGTGAAACAGGATCTCACGTCGGCGCCGGTCGAGCCGGACTCGTCCGAGCTTGCGGCGACGGTTGACATGACTGGACAGCAGTCCGAGGTCGCTCCCGCCGTGGATGCGCAGATCGATGCAGCGCCCGGGTTCCAACTCCTGTCTTCCGATGCTCCGATTGAGCCGCAGGGTGAATTGACGCCGTCTCCCGTTGAGATGCGGGAGACCGTGGATGCATCGGCGCCGGATTTGTCACCGGAGTCCGGCCCGCTGTCTTCCTCCATGAGTGAGGCACCGACGGAGCCCGCCTTCCGTTTGGCCGAACCCAACAAGTTGACGCAGACAGAACCCGAGGTGCCGCGTCCGGTCATTGAGCCCGTCGACGAATTCTCACTGGCCGACAGCCAACCACTGGTGACGCTGGTTTCACCGCCGGAAGCAGTGGTTCCACGCGTGGTGCCGATAGAGGCGACGCCTGTGCAGGAGCAGGTCAGCCCCGCCTTGAGCGAAATAGCTGTGGAGGCCGCAGTCACGTCAGGTTCGCCTGAGCCGGCCGTCGAGCCAATGAATGCCCAGATGGAGGAGCCCGCGGTGCAGCCGCCGGCTCCCGTTGATCCGGAGCTGTCCGCGGTGCTGGAGATGGATTCGGTTCCTGAGCAGGAACTGGTGGTGCAGCCCACTGCTGAACTCCGGCCTCAGATTCCCGCCCACGAAGCCGTCACCGAGCCTACCGAATGCGTGCCGGTTCCAGCTGATGTTCCGGCAGAGCCGCTAATGGTTTCGGAGATTCACGAGGCGGCGGTGGTGGCAGAAGAAGCGCCGCTGCCGACGTCCATGCCCGTTGCCCCTGCAGACGTTCTGGATCCGGTGTTATCCGATGCTGGAGAGGTGCCGGCCGAACCCGTCGCTGTTTCAGCAGAGGAGGCGCCTACAGCGTTGACAGCGGCCCCCTCCGAGCCGGTCGCCGACGAGCCTGTGAAGATTCTCTGGGACAATGCCCTGTCCGCGCCGCCGGCTCCTTCGTCCAACGGAAACATGCTGACTCGCTGGTTCAAAAAATCTGCAGAGACGGTTCCAGCCGACAGGGCCGCAGTTCCAGAGATCGCACCGCCTGCCGATGAACCAGCCGCTCTTGACGCATCTGTGCCGTTGCTCGAAGCGGTGCCGGCCGAACCCAGTGCGCCGATCGAGGAGCCTCTGCTCGAACCGGTGGCACAAGCGACGCGGGTGTTTGTCGAAGAGCCACCTCAGCGGCCGACGCTCAATCCGCCTGCCGGGAAGAGTCTAGGGACGCGTGCGGGAGAGGCAGTGGCTTCGCTGGTCGGCGCCGGGGTGTCCACCACGCGGTCGCTGGTGGTGATGGCGCTGGCCTTTGTGGGGCTGCTGTTGTTTCTGGTCGGAGGAACCGTGGCGGCGGTGGCGTTGACATGGCTGGTTCTCGAAGAGCAGCCAAGCGCAGCCTATCGTACCATGACGTCCGTGCCCCAGAAGATGCTCCAGGATTCAGCCAAGAACGGTTATTTCCTTCTTCTTGGCTTCGGGGCGCCCGCGGCACAGGACCCGATGCAAGCCGGAATAGACCGGCGTGCCGAGAGTAGCGATCAGGCCCTGGCGCATGCCTGTCTGACCGGGGAGGGCTCAACAGCGGCCGGTGAGTACAACGCATCGGCTGAGGTCGGCAAATGGATCAAGACCTCGGACCCTGCGCAGCAGATGTCCCAACACGCTGCAGAGGTCAAAGCATTGGTGTCCAAGCATGAGGTTGGACTGGGACGATATCGGCAATGGCTGGGCAAGCCGTTTGAGGATGAGGGATACGGGCAATCGATCAGCCCGAACTGCGGCCTGATTCTTCAGGCGCATCGGCTTTATGTGGCGGACGGGTTTGCGCAGGATGTCGAGATAGGGATGGCCCGTCTCGAAACCGATGTGACGGCCTGGCGAACGGTCTTCGGACAGGCCAAGACGATGCCGATGAAGCTGCTGGCTGCGGCCGCAATCAATGACGACAGTGCGGTGATGGGTGGGCTGCTCCAGCGGCCGGAGCTCGATGAGCGGCAGATCAGCCGGGTCGCGAAATTCGCGCGGCCGCTTGAATCGACTGAGCAGTCGATTCGTTGGCCGATGCAGAGCGAGTTCGTGTTGGCCACCAAAACGGTGGATGAGGCCATCAGCCGAGACCGGTCGGAAAGCCGTCCGTTCTACAGTGCGATTGCGGCGGCCTTGCCCCTGCCGAAGCAGCGTCGATTCAATGCCTACGCGGAATATTATGATGTTGCGGGCAAGGCCGCGGCGGAGGGTCGGTATGCAGATCTGCCCAAACAATCACAATTTGTGCATCTGCCTCCCTATGGCGTCAGCGATGTCGTGCTGAACCCTATTGAGAGCCTTGTCGGAGTCGATCCCCTTCCCACCTGGGAGGTCTATGCCGGACGAGTGTTGGAAACCGATGCACGCCTGAGATTGGCCTCATTGCAGGCCTGGTTGCGCCGGACACCGTCTGAACAAGACCTGTTGACGAGGTTGGCGAAGGCCGGACAAGGGATGTACGATCCCTTCACAGGCCTGCCGATGCTGGTTAATCTCAAGAAGGGCGTCCTGTACAGCATCGGTCCCGACCTCAAGGACAATGAAGCGCAGGAGCGATTTGACCTCGTGGCTCAAATTCCCGCTGTGGCCTGGACTGGTGGAAAAAAGACGACCGAACCGGGTGCCGCCAAGTGACGCATTGACGATGTGTGATCCACGACTTCCTTCGCGTTCGCCTGAGAATCTCGATCGGGGTCCCCGTTCTCGCCGGTAGCGCGTTCCCTCGTATTGAAACCCCCACGTTAGTCAGGTCAACCTGAGCCGGTTATTTGCGTTTCTTCTCTCAGGGGACGGGTTCGCCCTGCGTGTCAGGAGAGCCCACCGGCAAGGAGGAACGCGCGAATGGTCTGCAGGGTCATGAGGCAATCTCAAACCACTCTTGATTTCATCGGGGTGCAGGCTGAGAATCGCACGGGGAGTACCCATTTGTTGCGCCGGGCTTATGATCTTCGGCGGTGTGGCACGAACGGGTCCCATCGGCAAGAGGGCGCCGGTGGCCGGCTGACTCATGGTGATCTTCTGGGAGTCGGCCGCTTGATGCCGATGAAACGGGTGGGGGAATGAGCGGCTGGCCTGTTCCTGCGGCCGTCAATGGACAGCCAGGCAATCTCTGCCTGGGTGAGAGGGTGGGCTCTCTGGATCGAACCCAGGCATTAGACCGGTTCCTGGCGGGGATTGAGCGGCGCGCATTCCGCATGGCGCATATCGCCACGGGGAACGAAGATGAGGCGCTGGATCTTATCCAGGATGCCATGCTGAAACTGGCCGAAAAGTATGGTGCGCGGCCTGAAGAGGAATGGGGCCCGCTGTTCCATTGCATTCTTCAAAGTCGGATTCGAGACTGGTATCGACGGGAACGGGTGCGAAATCGGCTGCGGGAGTTCTTTCGCGGGCCGCAGGACGAAGAAGAGGGCGAAGACCCGCTGGAACAGGTTGCCGATGTCACGGTGCCTGCACCGGATGAAGAGGTGCAGCGAAAGCGAGCCTGTGCGGCCTTGGAGGTGGCCTTGCGGGCCCTTCCGCTCCGGCAGCAGCAGGCGTTTCTCTTGCGCATCTGGGAAGAACAAGACGTGGCGCAGACGGCCCGGGCCATGGGCTGCTCGGAAGGCAGCGTCAAAACGCATTTGTTCCGCGCGTTACAGGTCTTGCGACAGCGGTTGGGAGCACATTGGCCATGAACCCACGATCGGATGAACAGCTGGATCCAGTGGCAGTAGAGGCGAAGCGTCTGCTCGATGACAGTGTCGAGGAACTCGATCGGAAGACGGTGTTATCGTTGCAGCGTGCGCGGCTCAATGCTGTGAGCCTGTCACGCACGGGGCGCCCTTGGCCTCGATGGGTTCCGGCGCTAGCCTTGGCCTCGATGGCGGCTCTGGCGATGACGATGTGGCTGTGGCAGGCGAATGGTGTGAACCATTCACATCTGCTTTTGGAAGATCTCGAATTGATGCAATCGCCGGAGAATCTCGAACTATCCGAGGATCTCGAATTTTACGATTGGCTGGCTGATGGTCCTGCCACCACCGGGTAAGACAGGACTGGTGCTCCTGGCCTGCCTGGCCGTCGGGGTTGCGGAAGCGGCGCCAGTCCCGCCACCACCGGCAGAAGAGCTGGATGCCGAGTTGCTCGATTTCCTAGGCAGTTGGCAGGACGAGGATGGTCGCTGGGTTGATCCGTTCTCCGTGACCAACGATCCTGTTGCGCAGCCTGGTGTGGAATCACAATC
Protein-coding sequences here:
- a CDS encoding HAD-IIB family hydrolase, whose translation is MRRILVLTDLDGSLLDTTTYSYEPAREALALLEQLGAALILVSSKTRSEMEPLRRRLHNSSPFIVENGGALFIPRGIFPFPLEQASIRDGYEVVELGTAYTGLRAALNRIRQELGGRLRGFGDLSIQEVAQLTGLSADEARLATQREYDEPFVVEGDGISWDQLEAAVERQGLRCTRGGRFYHVMGANDKGLASTRLISWYRRAAEQKGEEVVTIGLGDSLNDRPMLAVADYPILIQKPDGSYDPEVQLPHLIRADGVGPVGWNRSLSALLYRLSDST
- a CDS encoding RNA polymerase sigma factor, with protein sequence MGSLDRTQALDRFLAGIERRAFRMAHIATGNEDEALDLIQDAMLKLAEKYGARPEEEWGPLFHCILQSRIRDWYRRERVRNRLREFFRGPQDEEEGEDPLEQVADVTVPAPDEEVQRKRACAALEVALRALPLRQQQAFLLRIWEEQDVAQTARAMGCSEGSVKTHLFRALQVLRQRLGAHWP